From the genome of Danio aesculapii chromosome 16, fDanAes4.1, whole genome shotgun sequence, one region includes:
- the trpv6 gene encoding LOW QUALITY PROTEIN: transient receptor potential cation channel subfamily V member 6 (The sequence of the model RefSeq protein was modified relative to this genomic sequence to represent the inferred CDS: deleted 1 base in 1 codon): MPPAISGEINHWWRQMRFRLQHKKGWNEMLDETFLMQTKRVNDIPLFSATKENNAACIKKLLDCSSTDIFERGELGETALHVAVMNDNFEAAVALMNGAPELINEPMTSELYHGLTALHIAVINQNPNLIWEMIKRGADVTTPRVTGMYFRKRREGLFYYGEHILAFAACVGNKDIMSMLIKAGANIRAQDSRGNTILHLLVLQPNKATACQIFDFLLAQDADQDSGLPLDMVPNYKGLTPFKLAARDGNVVVFQHLVNRRKVVQWSLGPVSSYLYDLTEIDSRVDEQSVLEIIATSHKKEARRILELTPVRQLITLKWNLYGKHYFRSLMVIYLVYISIFTVCCINRPLKDIPANYTKADNDHTIKVKKTFKESYQTYTDQLRLIGEIISLIGAIIILLIEIPGILAVGVKRFFGQTALGGLFHVTLISYALLVLLLCGLRVTGIQGELIPMAFSLILGWFSLVYFARGFEMLGPYVIVIQKSIFGDITKFMWLSIIFLIGSSAALWIFYMTQEPLALPQYRSFPITLFSQFEVSVGQIDLPVDHTLFTHPVVYWTHVCFSLISNVLLFNLLVAMMSDTQWRVTQERDELWRTQVVATTLMLERKLPQRLWPRLGVCGLMFGLGERWYLRVEDRNDIMAQKLKRYIDAFSTDVKAPKEEKPSKSDGELSITESNKEKSKKSKERWSLIRKSIECEKEECVDCPNFRFL; the protein is encoded by the exons ATGCCACCCGCCATATCTGGTGAAATAAACCACTGGTGGAGACAAATGAGGTTCCGCCTTCAGCATAAAAAGGGATGGAATGAAATGTTGGATGAGACCTTCCTAATGCAGACCAAAAG AGTAAACGACATCCCCCTGTTTTCCGCCACTAAGGAGAACAATGCAGCCTGCATAAAGAAGCTGCTTGACTGTTCATCTACTGATATCTTTGAGAGAG GTGAGCTTGGAGAGACAGCTCTGCATGTTGCTGTGATGAATGATAACTTTGAAGCAGCTGTGGCTTTAATGAATGGAGCCCCGGAGCTCATCAATGAGCCTATGACATCTGAACTCTACCATG GTTTAACAGCCCTTCACATCGCTGTGATTAATCAGAATCCTAACTTAATCTGGGAGATGATAAAAAGAGGAGCTGATGTGACGACACCCAGAGTCACAGGCATGTACTTCCGCAAAAGAAGAGAAGGCCTGTTTTACTATG GTGAACACATCCTGGCATTTGCAGCCTGTGTGGGTAATAAAGACATTATGTCCATGCTGATAAAAGCTGGGGCTAATATTCGGGCTCAGGATTCCCGGG GCAACACCATCCTGCACCTGTTGGTTTTGCAGCCCAATAAAGCAACTGCATGTCAGATATTTGACTTCTTGCTGGCTCAGGATGCAGATCAGGACTCCGGTCTCCCTCTAGACATGGTCCCAAACTACAAAGGCCTCACACCATTCAAACTTGCTGCGAGAGATGGCAACGTTGTG GTCTTCCAGCACTTGGTCAACCGCAGAAAGGTTGTTCAGTGGAGTCTGGGACCAGTGTCCTCCTACCTCTATGACCTGACAGAGATCGACTCCAGGGTGGATGAACAGTCAGTGCTTGAGATTATTGCCACCAGTCACAAAAAAGAG GCCAGAAGAATCCTTGAGTTGACTCCAGTGCGACAGCTCATCACGCTCAAGTGGAATCTGTATGGGAAACATTACTTCAG GTCGCTTATGGTGATCTACCTGGTGTACATTAGCATATTCACTGTGTGTTGTATAAACCGCCCCCTGAAGGACATTCCTGCGAATTACACCAAAGCGGACAACGACCACACCATAAAAGTGAAAAAGACCTTCAAG GAGAGCTATCAGACATATACAGATCAACTGCGTCTAATTGGAGAAATAATCAGTCTTATTGGAGCCATCATTATACTGCTGATAGAG ATCCCCGGTATTTTGGCAGTGGGGGTT AAACGCTTTTTTGGCCAGACTGCCCTTGGTGGCCTCTTCCATGTCACTTT gaTTAGCTACGCTTTGCTGGTTTTGCTTTTGTGTGGGCTGCGAGTCACTGGAATACAAGGAGAATTGATTCCGATGGCCTTTTCTCTGATTCTTGGCTGGTTCAGCCTTGTGTACTTTGCCCGAGGTTTTGAGATGCTGGGACCTTACGTCATTGTGATACAGAAG TCAATATTTGGAGATATAACAAAGTTCATGTGGTTGTCCATCATCTTCCTCATTGGATCTTCTGCTG CCTTGTGGATTTTCTACATGACTCAGGAACCCTTAGCTCTTCCGCAGTACCGCTCGTTCCCCATCACCCTCTTCTCTCAGTTTGAGGTGAGCGTCGGTCAGATTGATTTGCCAGTGGACCACACACTCTTCACCCATCCAGTGGTGTATTGGACTCACGTCTGCTTCAGCTTGATCTCTAACGTCCTCCTGTTTAATCTCCTGGTCGCCATGATGAGTGACACTCAGTGGAGAGTAACTCAAGAACGTGATGAACTCTGGAGGACGCAG GTGGTGGCCACTACTCTGATGCTTGAACGAAAGTTGCCACAGCGCCTGTGGCCAAGATTGGGTGTCTGTGGTCTGATGTTTGGGCTTGGAGAGCGCTGGTATCTCCG AGTGGAGGATCGCAATGACATAATGGCCCAGAAGTTGAAACGCTACATCGATGCATTCTCAACAGATGTAAAAGCACCCAAAGAGGAGAAACCTTCTAAGAGTGATGGAGAGCTAAGCATTACTGAGAGCAACAAAGAAAAATCGAAGAAATCAAAAGAGCGTTGGAGTCTCATTCGCAAGAGTATAGAGTGTGAAAAGGAAGAATGTGTGGATTGTCCAAATTTCAGGTTTCTCTAA